One window of Sardina pilchardus chromosome 2, fSarPil1.1, whole genome shotgun sequence genomic DNA carries:
- the c2h7orf25 gene encoding UPF0415 protein C7orf25 homolog, whose amino-acid sequence MATQCLLTLQDRIRVAKELLERVDQLCSRQTRDVEGRAKLCSKLRAELKFLQKVEAGKVQIKESHLQSTNLTHLRAIVESAESLEGVVSVLHVFAYEGPDGHKQTLVVDVVANNGHTWIKAIGRKAEALHNIWQGRGQYGDKSVVCQAEDFLEASRQQPVQYSNPHIIFAFYNGVSSPMADRLSEMGISVRGDIVAVNTVIGEDDGDEEEDEEEGTSSEDEQRLENEPAEEEVEEGGDDDDDDEEDGGDGELTHTRVDRDTIVARLSFPTEVKVDVCNKANLDITTLITYVSSLSHGRCHFAFKEQVLTEQAAQERQDKVLPKLEEFMQGKELFACQSAVQDFRVILDTLGGPGEKARADELLARLTVVPDEPSERTNRLVMSSKVNPRSLMIFGTGDSLRAVTMTANSGFVRAAANQGVRYSVFIHQPRALTEGKEWRAIAL is encoded by the coding sequence ATGGCAACCCAGTGTCTGCTAACGTTACAGGACCGGATCAGGGTGGCCAAGGAGCTTCTGGAGCGTGTAGACCAGCTGTGCAGTAGACAAACCCGAGATGTGGAAGGCAGGGCCAAGCTGTGCAGCAAGCTTCGAGCTGAGCTCAAGTTCTTACAGAAGGTGGAGGCTGGGAAGGTGCAGATCAAGGAGTCTCATCTGCAGAGCACAAATCTCACCCACCTGAGAGCCATTGTCGAGTCAGCTGAGAGCCTTGAAGGGGTGGTGAGCGTACTCCATGTGTTTGCTTACGAAGGTCCGGACGGGCATAAGCAGACCCTGGTGGTAGACGTGGTGGCCAACAATGGACATACCTGGATCAAAGCCATTGGGCGCAAGGCAGAGGCACTGCACAACATATGGCAGGGCCGAGGCCAGTACGGAGACAAAAGTGTTGTGTGTCAGGCTGAGGACTTCCTTGAGGCCAGCCGTCAGCAGCCAGTGCAGTATAGCAACCCCCACATCATCTTTGCATTTTACAACGGCGTGTCCAGCCCCATGGCAGATCGCCTCAGTGAAATGGGCATCTCTGTGAGGGGAGATATTGTCGCTGTGAACACAGTAATTGGGGAAGACgatggagatgaggaggaggatgaagaggaaggaACCAGCAGCGAAGACGAGCAACGACTTGAAAATGAacctgcagaggaggaggtggaggagggtggtgacgatgacgatgatgacgaagaggatggaggagatggcGAGCTGACGCACACGCGTGTGGACAGGGACACCATCGTAGCTCGCTTGTCCTTCCCAACTGAAGTTAAGGTGGACGTGTGCAACAAGGCCAACCTGGACATCACCACACTCATCACCTACGTGTCCTCGCTAAGCCACGGCCGCTGCCATTTTGCCTTCAAGGAGCAGGTGCTGACCGAGCAGGCTGCCCAGGAGCGCCAGGACAAGGTTCTGCCCAAGCTTGAGGAGTTCATGCAAGGCAAGGAGCTCTTCGCCTGCCAGTCGGCCGTGCAGGACTTCCGCGTGATCCTGGACACGCTCGGGGGCCCGGGAGAGAAGGCCAGGGCTGACGAGTTGCTCGCCCGTCTCACCGTGGTGCCTGACGAGCCCTCGGAACGCACAAACCGCCTGGTAATGAGCTCCAAGGTGAACCCGAGGTCGCTCATGATTTTTGGAACCGGAGACTCACTACGCGCAGTCACCATGACTGCCAACAGCGGCTTTGTGAGAGCTGCAGCCAACCAGGGCGTCCGTTATAGTGTGTTCATCCACCAACCTCGTGCTCTTACAGAGGGGAAAGAGTGGAGAGCCATCGCTCTATGA
- the LOC134064093 gene encoding ras-related protein Ral-A, with the protein MAANKPKGQNSLALHKVIMVGSGGVGKSALTLQFMYDEFVEDYEPTKADSYRKKVVLDGEEVQIDILDTAGQEDYAAIRDNYFRSGEGFLCVFSITELESFAATADFREQILRVKEDENVPFLLVGNKSDLEDRRQVSTDEAKVRADQWGVSYVETSAKTRANVDKVFFDLMREIRARKMEDSKEKNGKKKRKSLAKRIRERCCIL; encoded by the exons ATGGCAGCCAACAAGCCAAAGGGGCAGAACTCCCTAGCCTTGCACAAGGTGATAATGGTGGGCAGTGGTGGAGTGGGGAAGTCTGCTCTCACGCTGCAATTTATGTACGATGAG TTTGTAGAGGACTATGAGCCCACGAAAGCAGACAGCTACAGGAAGAAAGTGGTTCTGGACGGCGAGGAGGTCCAGATAGACATTCTGGACACAGCCGGGCAGGAGGACTATGCGGCCATCAGAGACAATTACTTCCGCAGCGGAGAGGGattcctctgtgtgttctcCATTACAGAGCTGGAGTCTTTCGCCGCCACTGCAGACTTCAG GGAGCAGATCCTCCGTGTGAAGGAGGATGAGAACGTGCCCTTCCTCCTGGTGGGGAACAAGTCCGACCTGGAGGACCGGAGGCAGGTGTCAACCGATGAGGCCAAGGTGCGAGCTGACCAGTGGGGAGTAAGCTACGTGGAGACCTCTGCCAAGACTCGCGCCAATGTGGACAAG GTGTTTTTCGACTTGATGCGTGAAATAAGAGCAAGAAAGATGGAGGACAGCAAAGAAAAGAATGgcaaaaagaagaggaagagcttGGCAAAGAGAATTCGAGAGCGATGCTGCATTCTATAA
- the mplkip gene encoding M-phase-specific PLK1-interacting protein produces MQRPHFRHPANSAGTPPRPGGFRSPQPGFIGGQGGHMGGQGGMGSPPWAFAGGPPSPFGPRFGQYCGSPNTPQRDFRGSNDSFNRSGGSGGKTRPYGASPGQHTPRRQYENHRGFSPRQHSPFQSPSPRHSGYQGSPRNSTPFRSPHGRERVADNVEKYYRPSMLQDPWAKLQPVSVSDVQQKCGTPKVTGRPGRYYN; encoded by the exons ATGCAGAGACCACATTTCCGACACCCAGCAAATTCAGCTGGAACACCTCCGAGGCCAGGAGGATTCAGGAGTCCGCAGCCAGGTTTCATAGGTGGACAAGGTGGACACATGGGTGGACAAGGTGGCATGGGTTCTCCGCCATGGGCGTTTGCAGGTGGCCCACCGTCGCCATTTGGACCGCGATTTGGACAATATTGTGGTTCTCCAAATACTCCTCAGAGAGATTTTAGAGGTAGTAATGATAGTTTTAACCgcagtggtggtagtggtggcaAAACAAGGCCATATGGCGCTTCTCCAGGCCAGCATACACCGCGTAGACAGTATGAGAACCATCGCGGTTTTTCTCCCAGGCAACACTCGCCGTTTCAGTCGCCGAGTCCAAGGCACAGCGGATATCAG GGCTCACCTCGGAATTCTACACCGTTCAGGTCACCACATGGCAGGGAAAGGGTGGCAGATAATGTGGAAAAGTATTACAGACCGTCAATGCTACAAGACCCTTGGGCTAAACTTCAGCCAGTGTCCGTATCAGATGTGCAGCAAAAATGCGGTACACCGAAAGTAACAGGCAGGCCAGGCAGATACTACAACTAG
- the tmem70 gene encoding transmembrane protein 70, mitochondrial, translating to MYHVRLMCGLRSFKPYQSHLLPNYVCARVNQNVWNRATSAAFKRMFVTVSRNHAHQRLPLTEGLQRSITSTERYKISQQSTVRYASAARPSEDGKLIYSGELAKSVLGVKFFSYSCSMFSICAMPYVMMQNGIGGQSLPLQVAFCAVIGFFTFITPFLLHTFTKGYVVRLYHAEEADTYTAVTYNVILAEKKTVFHQSDVKIPEISKMFTTFYAKNHSMLVNPDAFALPHDYVHLMGYDKPFTFEADDLEKTDEK from the exons aTGTACCACGTACGTTTGATGTGTGGGCTACGTAGCTTTAAGCCATATCAATCACACTTGCTTCCCAATTATGTCTGTGCGCGGGTCAATCAGAATGTATGGAATCGAGCTACCTCTGCAGCGTTCAAGCGCATGTTCGTTACCGTTTCAAGGAATCATGCACATCAACGCCTGCCTCTGACCGAAGGCCTACAAAGGTCGATTACAAGTACAGAAAGATATAAG aTATCACAACAAAGCACAGTGAGGTATGCATCTGCTGCAAGACCTTCTGAAGATGGAAAACTTATCTACTCAGGGGAGCTTGCCAAGTCTGTCCTTG GTGTGAAGTTTTTTTCCTACTCCTGCAGCATGTTCAGCATCTGTGCCATGCCATATGTCATGATGCAGAACGGCATTGGTGGTCAGAGTTTGCCCTTACAGGTGGCATTCTGTGCAGTCATCGGTTTTTTCACCTTCATCACCCCTTTTCTCCTTCACACCTTCACAAAAGGATACGTTGTGCGCCTGTATCATGCTGAGGAAGCAGACACATATACAGCCGTCACATACAATGTTATACTAGCAGAGAAAAAGACTGTGTTTCATCAGAGTGATGTGAAGATACCGGAAATCAGCAAAATGTTCACCACTTTCTATGCGAAGAACCACTCCATGCTAGTGAACCCTGATGCCTTCGCTTTGCCGCATGATTACGTCCACCTGATGGGCTATGACAAACCCTTCACATTTGAGGCGGATGACCTTGAAAAAACAGATGAAAAATAG